One genomic segment of Clostridium saccharoperbutylacetonicum N1-4(HMT) includes these proteins:
- the fliW gene encoding flagellar assembly protein FliW: MKYMSKVHGEITYEDKDIITFKKGVLGFDQLRKFFLVDLKDTEPFKLLHSLEDEEIGFIVTSPYEFFDDYEINLNNEAINNLNIQSSQEVMILTTITLNSDIKKITTNLQGPIIINISNNLGEQIIVDNSKYKVKEPLIKE, encoded by the coding sequence ATGAAGTACATGTCAAAGGTTCATGGTGAAATAACATATGAAGATAAGGATATAATTACTTTTAAAAAAGGAGTTTTGGGTTTTGATCAGTTAAGAAAGTTTTTTCTTGTTGATTTAAAGGATACAGAACCTTTCAAATTGCTTCATTCATTAGAAGATGAAGAAATTGGGTTTATTGTAACATCTCCATATGAATTTTTTGATGATTATGAGATTAATTTAAATAATGAAGCAATTAATAACTTAAATATACAGTCTTCACAAGAAGTTATGATTTTAACTACTATAACGTTAAATTCAGATATAAAAAAGATAACGACTAATTTACAAGGTCCAATAATTATAAATATTTCTAATAATTTAGGGGAACAAATAATAGTAGATAACTCTAAATATAAAGTTAAAGAGCCCTTGATAAAGGAGTGA
- the flgL gene encoding flagellar hook-associated protein FlgL yields the protein MPRITNSMLVANYLNNTRRNLGNMSTLQNQLSSGSLIKRASDNPSTATRIMQLNSEIAANKQYNSNIKDMSNWLDTTDTALSEAGNVFSRIRELMVKAGNGSYSPDEINNIKDEVVQKVSQLGDILNSSYDGNYIFGGTKSNSKPVKANSDGSISYLDKDGNKLPCTATGAQITSGTKSVTSMCINGTDIMMQVTDTSTTPPTVTPKTVSTVDVSNNPKNAATLKTDLETATWTGSGNDLYSSYTAVNQIGSSLKGEISTGVTVDYNQTASNILNFTDTNTGTKVNVSDVINSIVTDMSNPTAANLKDLNTNQLESMDYITKNLLRCRSNVGALQNRMDSAQSTNEDQNYNMTNVLSEVGDVDYTQKTMEYSVAQTVYTASLQVSGKVLTKTLLDYI from the coding sequence ATGCCAAGAATAACTAATTCAATGCTTGTTGCAAATTATTTAAATAACACAAGAAGAAATTTAGGGAATATGAGCACTTTGCAAAATCAACTATCATCAGGTAGTCTTATAAAGAGGGCATCAGATAATCCATCTACTGCAACAAGAATTATGCAATTAAATAGTGAAATTGCAGCAAATAAGCAATATAATTCAAATATAAAGGATATGTCAAATTGGCTGGATACTACAGATACAGCATTATCAGAAGCAGGAAATGTATTTTCTAGAATAAGAGAACTTATGGTTAAGGCTGGAAATGGTTCTTATTCGCCGGATGAAATAAACAATATTAAAGATGAAGTAGTACAAAAGGTTTCGCAGCTAGGAGATATATTAAATTCATCTTATGATGGAAATTACATTTTTGGTGGAACCAAGAGTAATTCAAAACCTGTAAAAGCAAATAGTGATGGATCAATTAGTTATTTAGATAAGGATGGAAATAAGTTACCATGTACTGCAACTGGAGCTCAAATTACAAGTGGAACAAAAAGTGTTACCAGCATGTGCATAAATGGAACTGATATTATGATGCAGGTGACTGATACGAGTACAACTCCACCAACAGTAACACCAAAGACTGTTTCTACTGTAGATGTTTCGAATAATCCTAAAAATGCAGCAACCCTAAAGACAGATTTAGAAACAGCTACTTGGACTGGGTCTGGTAATGATTTATATTCATCGTATACAGCTGTAAACCAAATAGGTTCAAGCTTAAAAGGTGAAATATCAACAGGAGTTACTGTGGATTACAATCAAACTGCATCAAATATATTAAACTTTACTGATACTAACACAGGTACAAAGGTAAATGTATCTGATGTAATTAATAGTATAGTAACAGATATGAGTAATCCAACTGCAGCTAATTTAAAGGATCTTAATACTAATCAATTAGAAAGTATGGATTACATAACTAAGAATTTATTAAGATGTAGATCAAATGTAGGAGCATTACAAAATCGAATGGATTCAGCTCAATCAACTAATGAAGATCAAAACTATAATATGACAAATGTTTTATCAGAAGTTGGAGATGTTGATTATACTCAAAAAACTATGGAATATTCAGTAGCTCAAACTGTTTATACTGCATCTCTTCAAGTAAGCGGAAAAGTATTAACAAAGACATTATTAGATTATATTTAA